A genomic window from Pseudonocardia broussonetiae includes:
- a CDS encoding toxin-antitoxin system HicB family antitoxin — protein sequence MDISQYVTRLREDLASAAAAGDEQTQRTAALLGAAVEPAARLAMMNALADLAAEVTAALGDRTVDVRLDGRDVRVVVSPDTTPAPEPEPQPSFRGFGGADAGDISRITLRLVEQIKSQAEQAAATQGVSLNSWVAQAVQGALHGQDRGSRKGGRDGNRIQGWVQG from the coding sequence ATGGACATCAGCCAGTACGTCACCCGGCTGCGCGAGGACCTCGCGTCGGCCGCCGCGGCCGGTGACGAGCAGACGCAGCGCACCGCCGCCCTGCTCGGCGCCGCCGTCGAGCCCGCGGCGCGGCTCGCGATGATGAACGCCCTCGCCGACCTGGCCGCGGAGGTCACCGCGGCGCTCGGCGACCGCACCGTCGACGTCCGGCTCGACGGGCGCGACGTCCGCGTCGTCGTCTCGCCCGACACCACCCCGGCCCCGGAGCCCGAGCCGCAGCCGTCCTTCCGCGGCTTCGGCGGCGCCGACGCCGGCGACATCAGCCGCATCACGCTGCGGCTCGTCGAGCAGATCAAGAGCCAGGCCGAGCAGGCCGCCGCCACGCAGGGGGTGTCGCTCAACTCCTGGGTGGCGCAGGCCGTGCAGGGCGCGCTGCACGGGCAGGACCGGGGCTCCCGCAAGGGCGGCCGCGACGGCAACCGGATCCAGGGATGGGTGCAGGGATGA
- the thyX gene encoding FAD-dependent thymidylate synthase produces the protein MPETVPLTVQLVAKTEFTAPPDVPWSTDADGGQALAEFAGRACYQSWGKPNPATATNEGYLRHILEVGHLSVLEHGSVSFYLTGVSRSLTHELIRHRHFSYSQLSQRYVPERDASMVEPEVIAADPELHELFARATAASAQAYEELLEGLEKRFADVPNATLRRKQARQAARAILPNATETRIVVTGNYRAWRHFIAMRATEHADVEIRALAIECLRQLHREVPNVFRDFEIAALEDGTEIASSPFVAEG, from the coding sequence ATGCCCGAGACCGTGCCGCTCACCGTCCAGCTCGTGGCCAAGACGGAGTTCACGGCCCCTCCGGACGTGCCCTGGAGCACCGACGCCGACGGCGGCCAGGCGCTGGCCGAGTTCGCCGGCCGCGCCTGCTACCAGTCGTGGGGCAAGCCCAACCCGGCCACGGCCACCAACGAGGGCTACCTGCGCCACATCCTCGAGGTCGGCCACCTGTCGGTCCTGGAGCACGGGTCGGTGAGCTTCTACCTCACCGGCGTCTCGCGCAGCCTCACCCACGAGCTGATCCGCCACCGCCACTTCTCCTACAGCCAGCTCTCGCAGCGCTACGTGCCCGAGCGCGACGCGTCGATGGTCGAGCCCGAGGTGATCGCGGCCGACCCGGAGCTGCACGAGCTGTTCGCGCGGGCCACCGCCGCATCGGCGCAGGCCTACGAGGAGCTGCTGGAGGGGCTGGAGAAGCGCTTCGCCGACGTCCCGAACGCCACGCTGCGCCGCAAGCAGGCCCGGCAGGCGGCGCGGGCGATCCTGCCCAACGCCACCGAGACGCGGATCGTCGTCACGGGCAACTACCGCGCCTGGCGCCACTTCATCGCGATGCGCGCCACCGAGCACGCCGACGTCGAGATCCGCGCGCTGGCCATCGAGTGCCTGCGCCAGCTGCACCGCGAGGTGCCCAACGTGTTCCGCGACTTCGAGATCGCCGCTCTCGAGGACGGCACCGAGATCGCGTCCAGCCCGTTCGTGGCCGAGGGCTGA
- the dapA gene encoding 4-hydroxy-tetrahydrodipicolinate synthase, whose translation MSPESARTPGRPFGRVLTAMVTPFDAEGRLDLDTAQELATRLVDLGNDGLVVNGTTGEGPTTTDEEKSALVRAVVAAVGDRATVVAGAGTYDTAHSIHLARAAEEAGAHGLLLVTPYYSRPPQSGLVLHFSAIADATGLPVMLYDIPPRSVIPIDLETLQRLAQHPRIVAVKDARNDLRVGTEIIATTTLAYYSGDDPVNLPWLSVGAVGVVSVTGHVVADRLKAMIDAFDAGQTDRARNLNASMLPVLRAMGRVGGAVFAKTAMRLRGLDVGDPRLPLPPATDAEVAAIVADLDAAGVALDPGARSGRRSRGHGALGARASVDLGAEVAYR comes from the coding sequence ATGAGCCCCGAATCCGCGCGCACGCCGGGACGCCCGTTCGGTCGGGTGCTCACGGCCATGGTCACGCCCTTCGACGCCGAGGGTCGTCTCGACCTCGACACGGCGCAGGAGCTGGCCACCCGGCTGGTCGACCTCGGCAACGACGGCCTGGTCGTCAACGGCACCACCGGCGAGGGCCCCACCACCACCGACGAGGAGAAGTCGGCGCTGGTCCGGGCCGTCGTCGCGGCGGTGGGCGACCGCGCCACGGTCGTCGCCGGGGCCGGCACGTACGACACCGCGCACAGCATCCACCTGGCCCGCGCCGCCGAGGAGGCGGGCGCCCACGGGCTGCTGCTGGTCACGCCGTACTACTCGCGGCCGCCGCAGAGCGGGCTCGTGCTGCACTTCTCGGCCATCGCCGACGCCACCGGGCTGCCGGTCATGCTCTACGACATCCCGCCGCGCAGCGTCATCCCGATCGACCTGGAGACGCTGCAGCGCCTGGCCCAGCACCCGCGGATCGTCGCGGTGAAGGACGCGCGCAACGACCTGCGCGTCGGCACCGAGATCATCGCCACCACCACGCTCGCCTACTACTCCGGCGACGACCCGGTGAACCTGCCGTGGCTCTCGGTCGGGGCCGTGGGCGTGGTGAGCGTCACCGGGCACGTCGTCGCCGACCGGTTGAAGGCGATGATCGACGCGTTCGACGCCGGCCAGACCGACCGCGCCCGCAACCTCAACGCCTCGATGCTGCCGGTGCTGCGCGCGATGGGTCGCGTCGGCGGTGCGGTGTTCGCCAAGACGGCGATGCGCCTGCGCGGCCTCGACGTGGGCGACCCGCGCCTGCCGCTGCCGCCGGCCACCGACGCCGAGGTGGCCGCGATCGTCGCCGACCTCGACGCCGCCGGCGTCGCGCTCGACCCGGGGGCCCGCTCGGGCCGCCGTTCCCGTGGCCACGGCGCGCTGGGCGCCCGGGCCTCCGTCGACCTCGGGGCCGAGGTCGCCTACCGCTGA
- a CDS encoding endonuclease/exonuclease/phosphatase family protein, which translates to MVGHRERTPEAGRGRSGAVALTVLVAALPWLWFAVRDAGTAADVVAIAMPLLVAGIVLVALVAALVPGSRVRRTRAGVFGLSALLVGVVAVAGPWLPADTGAVAGTGVGVLGGNVDFQDTPTPAMIDVGADVVVAAELAPDTAEDFGEEYPHSVVGGPQNSPVGVFSRYPARLLEDAGPDLPGMRVLVDGPDGEFVLYALHVPRPWFGASEEGYEVSVPEHYALAAAVADRVRAESLPVVLVGDLNSTDRGRDYRVLTDVLPDAMRETTGGPTSVGKWLPLLGRIDHVLVAPGWCGDGARREELPGSSHRGVAVTVGPCAAAGDQ; encoded by the coding sequence GTGGTCGGGCACCGGGAGCGCACTCCCGAGGCGGGCCGCGGGCGCTCGGGCGCCGTCGCGCTGACGGTGCTGGTCGCGGCGCTGCCGTGGCTGTGGTTCGCCGTGCGCGACGCGGGCACGGCCGCCGACGTCGTCGCGATCGCGATGCCGCTGCTGGTCGCGGGCATCGTGCTGGTGGCCCTGGTCGCCGCGCTGGTGCCCGGCTCCCGGGTGCGGCGCACGCGCGCCGGGGTGTTCGGGCTGTCCGCGCTGCTGGTCGGCGTCGTCGCCGTCGCCGGGCCGTGGCTGCCCGCCGACACCGGCGCGGTGGCGGGCACCGGCGTCGGCGTCCTGGGCGGCAACGTCGACTTCCAGGACACCCCCACCCCGGCGATGATCGACGTCGGCGCCGACGTGGTGGTCGCCGCCGAGCTCGCGCCCGACACCGCGGAGGACTTCGGCGAGGAGTACCCGCACTCGGTCGTCGGCGGGCCGCAGAACTCGCCCGTCGGGGTGTTCAGCCGCTACCCGGCGCGGCTGCTGGAGGACGCCGGGCCCGACCTGCCCGGGATGCGCGTGCTCGTCGACGGGCCCGACGGGGAGTTCGTGCTCTACGCGCTGCACGTCCCGCGTCCCTGGTTCGGCGCGAGCGAGGAGGGCTACGAGGTCTCGGTGCCCGAGCACTACGCGCTCGCCGCGGCGGTGGCCGACCGGGTCCGGGCCGAGTCGCTGCCGGTGGTGCTGGTCGGCGACCTCAACAGCACCGACCGCGGGCGCGACTACCGCGTGCTCACCGACGTGCTCCCCGACGCCATGCGCGAGACCACCGGCGGGCCCACGTCGGTCGGCAAGTGGCTGCCGCTGCTGGGTCGCATCGACCACGTCCTCGTCGCCCCGGGCTGGTGCGGCGACGGCGCGCGCCGCGAGGAGCTGCCCGGTTCCTCGCACCGCGGGGTGGCCGTCACCGTCGGACCGTGCGCCGCGGCGGGGGATCAGTAG
- a CDS encoding DUF4097 family beta strand repeat-containing protein codes for MNDDVIDFTKDHFPDDGPSEPTVRQQSWPCDRPAELELTIDVGRIRVDLVTGDEVRVEVRHDPHAGGAVAQGIGGLMSWLGTGGAGFGIDPDQLIVDAVRAAEITWSESGRRLVVRSSQELPLRVVPLAVTVTAPEGSRLAARTGSGDVTVGGTAGWAAVRTGSGRVELGPVDGDADVTTGSGDVEVGAVAGRGRVRTGSGGVRIAAVRGSTEVRASSGDVEVLEVAADLGVRTGSGGVSVRDARAGSLDLTTGSGDLRVGVHGGVAAKLDLTSGSGRARSELEVGAVPPADAGSLTVRGRTGSGDVLVTRAAVPV; via the coding sequence ATGAACGACGACGTGATCGACTTCACGAAGGACCACTTCCCGGACGACGGCCCGTCCGAGCCCACGGTCCGCCAGCAGTCCTGGCCGTGCGACCGGCCCGCGGAGCTGGAGCTGACGATCGACGTCGGCCGGATCCGCGTCGACCTCGTCACCGGCGACGAGGTGCGCGTCGAGGTCCGCCACGACCCGCACGCGGGCGGCGCCGTCGCCCAGGGCATCGGCGGGCTGATGAGCTGGCTCGGCACCGGCGGCGCCGGGTTCGGGATCGACCCCGACCAGCTCATCGTCGACGCCGTCCGGGCCGCGGAGATCACCTGGTCCGAGAGCGGCAGGCGGCTCGTGGTGCGCTCCTCGCAGGAGCTGCCGCTGCGGGTCGTGCCGCTGGCGGTCACGGTCACGGCCCCGGAGGGCTCGCGGCTGGCGGCCCGCACCGGCTCCGGTGACGTCACGGTCGGCGGCACCGCCGGGTGGGCCGCGGTCCGCACCGGCTCGGGCCGGGTCGAGCTGGGCCCCGTCGACGGCGACGCCGACGTCACCACCGGCTCCGGCGACGTCGAGGTCGGCGCGGTGGCCGGGCGCGGGCGCGTCCGCACCGGTTCGGGCGGCGTCCGGATCGCCGCCGTGCGCGGCTCCACCGAGGTCCGAGCCAGCAGCGGCGACGTCGAGGTGCTGGAGGTGGCCGCCGACCTGGGCGTGCGCACCGGCTCCGGCGGGGTCTCCGTGCGCGACGCCCGCGCCGGGAGCCTCGACCTCACCACCGGCTCGGGCGACCTGCGCGTCGGCGTGCACGGCGGGGTCGCGGCGAAGCTCGACCTGACGTCGGGCTCCGGGCGGGCCCGCAGCGAGCTCGAGGTCGGGGCCGTGCCCCCCGCCGACGCCGGCTCGCTCACCGTCCGCGGCCGCACCGGCAGCGGTGACGTGCTGGTGACGCGGGCAGCGGTCCCGGTCTGA
- a CDS encoding TIGR03085 family metal-binding protein, with translation MSLASDERAAICDEFERVGDDRPTLSGDWKTRDLLAHLLVRERKPWAAPGILVAALAPLADRAMASYADTPWGQMVDQLRGGAPVWSPYRIPAVDDLANGAEFFVHHEDVRRGAPGWEPRPADATRDAQLWALLLKTGRFLHRGSPTGVVVRRPTGEQHVLRTGSGVVTIVGEPGELVLHAFGRDAVRVELEGAPADVAALAGSSRGI, from the coding sequence ATGAGTCTGGCCTCCGACGAGCGTGCGGCGATCTGCGACGAGTTCGAGCGGGTCGGTGACGACCGGCCCACGCTGTCCGGCGACTGGAAGACCCGCGACCTGCTCGCCCACCTCCTGGTCCGCGAGCGCAAGCCGTGGGCCGCCCCGGGCATCCTCGTCGCCGCGCTCGCCCCGCTGGCCGACCGCGCCATGGCCTCCTACGCCGACACGCCGTGGGGGCAGATGGTCGACCAGCTGCGCGGCGGCGCCCCGGTCTGGTCGCCCTACCGCATCCCCGCCGTCGACGACCTGGCCAACGGCGCCGAGTTCTTCGTCCACCACGAGGACGTGCGCCGCGGCGCGCCCGGGTGGGAGCCGCGCCCGGCCGACGCCACGCGCGACGCCCAGCTCTGGGCCCTGCTGCTCAAGACGGGCCGCTTCCTGCACCGCGGCAGCCCCACCGGGGTCGTCGTGCGGCGGCCGACGGGGGAGCAGCACGTGCTGCGCACCGGGTCGGGCGTGGTGACGATCGTCGGCGAGCCGGGCGAGCTCGTGCTGCACGCGTTCGGCCGCGACGCCGTCCGCGTCGAGCTGGAGGGCGCGCCGGCCGACGTCGCGGCGCTCGCCGGCAGCTCCCGCGGCATCTGA